One genomic region from Gemmatimonadota bacterium encodes:
- a CDS encoding ATP-binding protein, protein MTSSARDRTTVDARESDSATWLESLLADVATSPDFASAAGLLLARFCGLVGSSRGYVLVRDVAASQLVPSVSLGYETLDPPTARTMDDPNDPFVVALLGMQVVACSHGVPRSGISRRTRLMAVPFPQSRIVDAPRFIDCADADRRLSSPCSIAAVDSSREWHARPDHAALSPYGVFVLEMESLPATLDRIVCAAQLAGPMLSRLAASDAHRGRAEELVDQRAVLTSIVNSLPDPIVIIDGERQIVVQNQRAEHLLSMRERDSEGRRRAVEINNLLLTSHLSKDAAPSGTNVAAEARELNMVDPDDGTDLLFEVLTQPLDEDDNAIVSVLRDVTDLRRAANELELQVQRVRLAEYEAKRESDRLNLILTNVADPILVTDDRANIILMNRQAELLFGSATPNIGYATGDRSAAVRANDTRFTTFISDFSLSPESARREDMELLQPGNEPVTIPMEVVAGKILDRRGEPLAIVSVLHDLTEQAENERLYEELKNFSNELEARVRAATADLGEQNVRLQWQSRELEKANRLKSEFLASMSHELRTPINALIGYTALMLDRIYGDLNDRQEEGLVRIRAAAQHLLALINDILDLAKIEAGRMPLHLEDTVLQELIREASVQIDPLIKKKGLTYRWIGPDEPLHMMTDRTKVKQIMLNLLSNAVKFTHSGSVILTARQEDDLVRLDVADTGIGIRREDLSAIWDDFRQVDQSRTREFGGTGLGLSITRKLSGALGGRVTLSSEYGKGSTFTIFLPIRSEPHSERDG, encoded by the coding sequence TTGACCAGCTCGGCGCGTGACCGTACGACGGTAGATGCACGCGAGAGTGATTCCGCCACGTGGCTGGAATCACTCCTCGCGGATGTCGCAACGTCTCCCGATTTCGCATCGGCAGCTGGATTGTTGCTGGCGCGGTTCTGCGGCCTCGTTGGATCGAGTCGCGGATACGTTCTGGTACGTGACGTTGCGGCGAGTCAGCTCGTGCCATCTGTCTCGCTCGGCTACGAAACGCTCGACCCGCCGACCGCGCGCACGATGGACGATCCGAACGATCCGTTCGTGGTTGCGCTGCTCGGCATGCAGGTCGTAGCATGCTCGCACGGCGTCCCGCGCTCGGGTATTTCGCGCCGGACGCGGCTCATGGCCGTGCCGTTTCCGCAGTCTCGCATCGTCGACGCACCGCGTTTCATCGATTGTGCAGATGCCGATCGGCGATTGTCGAGTCCATGTTCGATAGCTGCCGTAGACTCATCCCGCGAGTGGCACGCGCGGCCGGACCACGCGGCGCTCTCGCCTTATGGGGTGTTCGTGCTGGAAATGGAGTCGCTTCCGGCTACTCTGGATCGGATTGTATGCGCGGCGCAGCTCGCCGGTCCGATGCTGTCCCGGCTCGCCGCCTCCGACGCGCATCGCGGTCGCGCCGAGGAGTTGGTGGACCAGCGCGCAGTGCTCACATCGATCGTCAATTCTCTGCCTGATCCGATCGTCATCATCGACGGCGAGCGGCAGATCGTGGTGCAGAATCAGCGCGCCGAGCATCTGTTGAGCATGCGCGAGCGCGATTCCGAGGGGCGCCGCCGCGCAGTGGAAATCAACAACCTGCTGCTCACGTCCCACCTCTCCAAGGACGCCGCGCCCTCTGGTACCAATGTCGCTGCGGAAGCGCGCGAGCTGAACATGGTCGATCCGGACGACGGGACAGATCTGCTGTTCGAAGTTCTCACGCAACCGCTCGACGAGGACGACAATGCGATAGTGTCGGTGCTGCGCGATGTGACGGATCTCCGGCGCGCAGCCAACGAGCTCGAGCTGCAGGTGCAGCGTGTACGACTCGCGGAGTACGAGGCAAAGCGCGAGAGTGATCGTCTCAATCTGATTCTCACGAATGTTGCCGATCCGATCCTGGTCACCGACGATCGCGCCAACATCATCCTCATGAACCGGCAGGCCGAGCTGCTGTTCGGGTCTGCGACCCCCAACATCGGCTACGCGACCGGGGACCGTTCCGCGGCGGTTCGTGCCAACGATACCAGGTTCACGACGTTCATCTCCGATTTCAGTCTGAGCCCCGAGTCTGCGCGACGGGAGGACATGGAGCTGCTCCAGCCCGGCAATGAACCGGTGACGATTCCAATGGAAGTCGTCGCTGGCAAGATCCTCGACCGGCGCGGTGAGCCGCTCGCGATCGTATCCGTGCTGCACGACCTCACGGAACAGGCGGAGAACGAGCGGCTGTATGAAGAGCTCAAGAATTTCAGCAACGAGCTCGAAGCGCGCGTGCGTGCGGCAACCGCCGATCTCGGCGAGCAGAACGTCCGTCTGCAATGGCAGTCACGCGAGCTGGAGAAAGCCAACAGGCTCAAGTCGGAATTTCTTGCGAGCATGTCGCACGAGCTGCGCACGCCTATCAACGCACTGATCGGTTACACTGCGCTCATGCTGGACCGGATCTATGGCGATCTGAATGACCGGCAGGAAGAAGGTCTCGTTCGCATCCGTGCGGCCGCGCAGCATCTGCTCGCGCTCATCAATGACATCCTCGACCTCGCGAAGATCGAAGCGGGCCGCATGCCGCTGCATCTGGAAGACACGGTGCTGCAGGAGCTGATACGTGAGGCGTCGGTGCAGATCGATCCGCTCATCAAGAAGAAGGGACTGACGTACCGCTGGATCGGCCCCGATGAGCCGCTGCACATGATGACCGATCGTACCAAGGTCAAGCAGATCATGTTGAACCTGCTCTCCAACGCCGTGAAATTCACCCACTCCGGAAGCGTCATCCTCACGGCGCGGCAGGAGGACGATCTGGTTCGGTTGGACGTGGCGGATACCGGGATCGGCATACGCAGGGAAGACCTCTCTGCCATATGGGACGACTTCCGGCAGGTGGACCAGTCGCGTACCCGCGAGTTTGGCGGGACGGGGCTGGGTCTCAGTATCACGCGAAAGCTGTCCGGGGCGCTCGGAGGCCGCGTGACTCTCAGCAGCGAGTACGGGAAGGGATCGACGTTTACCATTTTTCTGCCGATCCGTTCCGAGCCGCACAGTGAGCGGGATGGCTGA
- a CDS encoding gas vesicle protein, producing MPELVSPSRSTGLVEILDRVLDKGLVIAGDIKINLANVELLTIQIRLLVCSIDKAEQIGMNWWRYDPRLTSQTASAVAATDLNDRLDRIERQLAKLSSSD from the coding sequence GTGCCTGAACTAGTCTCCCCATCACGCAGCACCGGGCTGGTCGAGATTCTCGACCGCGTTCTCGACAAGGGACTGGTGATCGCAGGCGACATCAAAATCAATCTCGCCAACGTCGAGCTGCTCACGATACAGATCCGTCTGCTCGTCTGCTCCATCGACAAGGCGGAACAGATAGGTATGAACTGGTGGCGGTACGACCCGCGTCTGACGAGCCAGACGGCGTCTGCCGTCGCGGCGACCGATCTCAACGATCGGCTCGACCGCATCGAGCGTCAGCTCGCCAAGCTGTCTTCATCTGACTAG